In Setaria italica strain Yugu1 chromosome I, Setaria_italica_v2.0, whole genome shotgun sequence, the genomic window AAAAGATCATTATTTAggaaacataaacagaataaccATGTGAACACATGCACAAGAAACATCAGTTTGTTATTTTGGTAGTAAAATGATTGTCATTGGATAGTTCATTTATATATATCCAAATCAGTTATTAGAATGGTCTAATATTGGCATTCGCCATAAAATCCTAATTTCCACAAGAGAAAATTCCAGTGGTAAGAATAAGTAGTGCACTACAAGCTTTAGGTGAGCATCCAGTAAAAGAGCAAACCGATACATGCTGAAGAGCAGAAATAATGGGGTCATGCCAAAGCTAGTGCAGTGCCAATAGTTAGCACATCAGCACCTCAGATCAAATGAACATTTTGCATAACTTACTTTGCAGATTATCTCTCCTTGAAAACCACCAGCTACCAGCAAATTGTCTTTGACTGCAAAGGTACTGACTTGAACCTTAGAAAAACCCTCTAATAAACTTCCCGGGTGCTTCTATACAATGATGGCCAATACTGATATGAGTTGAATAACAAGAGAATATAGGGAGATTGATACAGAAAAAAATTGTGCTGATGCATCATACCTCAGTTGGTGCCACATGTCCTTCGACATTCATAAGTTCAGTATCCACGCTGCTCAATGCCGACCAGTGATGAATTGAGTAATTTGATAGAAAGTAGACATCATGCTTAGAAGTAGCCCACACCAAATTTCTCAGCTGCATGCACAAAAACAGACACATTGTTTTATACTCTTCACATTTACACATCAAAACCACATAAGAAAGGAAGGATATCGATCTTAGACACCGATTGCAAGAGGTAAGCTCAAATGCAGCACAATCTAGCTTAGTTTTGAAACAAGGACATAGGCAGAACCACATAATCAGCCCATGCAGATAACCCCCGGTCCCTAAACATATTGAGTCTTTACCTCAGTAGAGCATCTCCAAATTAAGAGATGACTTAGTACCAAAGGCAACACAATCCTCATTTACATGGTTATCAGGTGTATTCGTAGTCGTGTACCTTGTGCTACTTTATACTGCAGCAGTAATTAAGAGTATCCAATCTTGTACAATAGCATTTGTAAAATTAAATGTCTCAAATCTGCTCCTAAAGTGAAGTTGAATAGTAAGCATGACAGACTATGATATCAGATTCCCGTCACAAATCTGCTCCTAAATACGCTTCTCACACCAAGAAGAAATTCAAGCAGCTTCTGTAGGTCTCTTCCCTTCCACCATGACAACAAGCAACCATGAGGAATAAGTGTCACTGTTCATGAAAAGTGCAGGTAACTTTTCATATTTTAGGAACTTTAAAGCATCTTAGTATACATCCAAGGAACCAACACAGTTGAAAGCATGCCTCAATGTATATGCAGCTTTTTTATACAAATTAGTAGTGAGAATGTGTAATCACACACAGTGAAGTTGACTGTAATAGACCAACAAAGCCACAATTTGAGGAAATCTAGCAACTTATCATCTTATGTTAATATTAAAAAAGCTTGGCAAAATGTATTAtaagaggaaaaaaataaaagatattGTGAGATAAAGTAACTTGGCAAGTATGAAGTTGGTTTTTATGATAGTTTAGAATATGCTCTCATGAGGAAAAATCCAGAAAGTTGTAACACCTGTCAACTTTTTATCCAAATAACTGCACCTGATAATTAACCTGTAGCATATTATCTCAAAGGCCAAAGATGACGGGAAAGGGAATTAGCTCACCTGATAATGTAGAATAGTTGATTTTATGGATCTAATATTTTGTTTGAACTCATAATACATTCCACCTTTCTCTGTTGGCTTGCAATCCTGTTCCATGACAAGTGTCGACCGCATTAAGACAGAAAATTTTACAAGGACAAACTTCCTAAAAGATTAGGAGGCACACCTTTATTGCTTCTTCACTAGAGTTGGGTACATTCTCATGATTTTTGTACTCTTCTAATCTGGCCAGCCTATAATTTTCACGAGTTATAGCTAGCCTCTCCCAGGCTATTCCTTGAatgtcttttccttttctcgccTCCGCTGATGAAGGATCTGGGACCTTATCATTATGAGCAGAaacaaaaagagagaaaagaataCAGCCATTAGAGCATTGAAGTAATCAGTAAAGCAACCGGACCGATTTTCAAGTTGAAACGCAGATGGTACACTGTGAAGTGAAGCTTTGTTCGGATGAATTCTAGTGTAAATTGTTCATGATCGATTTTTTTGCAATGCATTATATTGTGACTGCTCGAGCAAGACCTGCCCTACTCCTCTTCCTTAAGACCAATACCATTTGCTTATTTCTGGTGCAAGCTCCTCTCATGGGCTCGATTAACAGACCATATTCACTTCTGAACCAAAGTTGCTTGATAACTGGAGAGTGTGGTACCAACCTTCTCTCGGTACAATAGATTCATCAAGAACACTAATGAAGCCTGCTGTGCAGTCATTAAGATACTCTTGATGGATATAGATGTTTCCCAATTCATTCTTTTCGCTAGTATGATGGAGAAGGCTATTACTAGAGATGTCAGATGTGGCTTTAGGTACCAACGAATAAATAAAGATCTCAAGATCTCAACTGATTTGCAGCATATAGTGCTACCATTACAAGTAGCATGTGGGATATGTAAGGGATAAGCTAGAGCAGCATTTATAACAATAAACATTTCTAGTTATCAGCCACATAACACTCTACCCACACGATAGAACTGTGAATCATAAAAGCTTTGTGCAGATTGCAACAGGCAACAAAAGAAGTAactctaaaaaaaaaaggagtccAAACCTACCGCTTGCCAGTAATCACCATCCTCTGGATTGGAGTCCAGAACCCCTTGCTCGTGGTGCTCACCAACCATGTCATCAGCTGGATCATCCTTCATTTCgtaatcctcctcctcttcaaaGTGGTTGCCGTGATAGTTGCACGTTTATCCTCttcagaggagagagagagaatcgtCCCCTGCCTGCAAATAGAAACAACGCACCACCATGAGTCGAATCCGTGAACGACTATCCCTGACCGGCCGGCCCGCCCCCTTTCTTTGCCCGCCGGTCGGTTTGGGGTACGGTCAGTTCACAGTGAGGATCGCCCTCCCAAATTTGACAGCAGCACCTCTACAACCTCTACTGTCCTACCCAATCCTAGTACATTCCAATCGCAAATCAGGGAGCGCATACGATTTTCTAGTTCTGACATGGAGACAAAATCCGCACAAAAATGTAACAGTCAACACGGAGCTGAATTCAGAAGCATAACTAAAGATCTAAGAGCACATCATAAGCAGAAGATCAATCATCgccataaaaaaaatacttccgTAAATCCTCACACAAACGCGGTTTTTCATCAAATCAGCTTCATAATACATCACCAATCCGGCAATCCTCCGCAATCATCTAGACCTAACCCCTGCACTAAGCACGCGTCACCAAAATCTGCACCaggaatatttttttaaaaaaagaaagaaatcacCCGAAAACACGGGGAACAGAAGACTGGACGTCGACGAGGAACGCGGCGAACCTGCCAACGGAGGAGTGGAGCTGGAACCTTGCGCCTCAGACGCCGCCCGGACCGAGACGAAACGGATTGCCGGTGGTATCGAAGAGTCGGAAGAGACGAAGACACGGGAGCCACGCTCttttcctcctccctctttgccttTTGTTTCTCCTCTCCTTCTGGCGATTTTTTTTAGTTTAACCCTTTgaatctaaaattttaaaaacagCCTCGGCTAAGCTAAAATTCTAACAAGTAGCCCTTTGATCGCGCCGCAGGACCCTGCGCGACTAATAATTAAGTTGCACTAGAGCATGTGGCGCGACCGGCCctccacgctggcgcggcgcgcgcggggtgGCTGTGCTATCAGCTGAGCTGCCATGACTGAGTCGCGCCAGACGGCGTGGCGCGACTCAGCACATAACAGCTGAGCTCGCCAGCCCCTTTCTTTCTAACTCCCCATTTCTTCCCTTCCCCTCTGCGCGACCCGAgctccctctctccttcccaTGGCGCCGGCCCTCCCACTCCCCCTCTAGATCCTCCCCATTCCTCACCAGATTCGAGGGGAAACCGGGGGTAAATTGCTCCTtgaaggtacctcctccactTTAACCAAGTAGTTTTTCTCGATTTGGTGATTTTTGTAGGATTTGAAGTGACTAGGGTTAGGTTAGGTTTTGGGTTCGAATGGTGGTTTGAGTACGAATCGGGCATTGTTAGGTGTGTTGTATCGTTGCATTGATCGATTGTAACGCATGTGTAAATTTTGATGGTCATGAATAAATGAAATGTAGCTTTGGGGATGTATTCATAATTCAAAAATGGTTGATTAATGTTCATGAAAATTTAGAAGTTAGTAATGGGAGAGTTTATTTGCTGACAAAGATGTAGCATATTAGAAATACTTATTGCTTACTACATatgttttcatataaaattaatGCTTAGATTTTGAAGTTATGAATTGGTTAAAGTGATTATAGGTTGGTTGATATTAATGAAAATGTAGAAGTTATGAATTGTGCCATATGGTCGAAGTTTtgtttctaaaatttattttgatatttgatTTAAAACAATGGGGCACCATCTGCGGTATCCACTCCTTGAGATGTTCTACGATGAGCACATGTAGAAGTATGTGAGCTCTAAGTTTATGAAGTTGTAGTTAATCTTGTCATGGAAAATTGATATTAATGATGTGTTGACAATAAATTTTTCTTTGCAGGTTTTGGACCCTTTACAACCCGGACTCACACTCCTCTAGAGTGGGATGATAGGTACGCCCGTACCTTCAACGGGTGGGTTTCCTCTCGCTTACAACATTGGTGAAGGCGGGGCTGCCCTGACAGCGCTAGTCGACCGGTGGAGGTCGGAAACACACACATTCCACCTTCCCTTCGGTGAGATGATAATCACACTTGAGGACATATCCATGCTTTTTGGACTTCGTGTGGACGGGTGAGCGGTAATTGGGAACATAAATCTAGTTGGATGGAGGGACACGGTGCATTTGTTACTTGGAGTCCGATCTGAAGATTTTCTTCAAGACGTGAAGGATAGGAAAACTATAGGAGTGAGTTCAGCTTGGCTGGTCCAGCACTTTGGTCATCGCCCATCCGCTACTACTCATAAGGGAGTTGTTGCTAGGTACCACGGTGCATGGTTGTGGCATATGGTGTCTGGGTTCCTATTCCCCGATTCTAGCGGGAACACCATTTCTTAGATGTGGCTACCAATCATTGGGCAAGAGTGGGAGAACATTCGAACTTATAGCTGGGGATTGCAACTCTTGCATGGTTGTATCGTCACATGTGTGATGCCAGCAGGAGGACCGAGGCTAATTCTAATCTTGGTGGGTATGCCTACTTTCTCCAATTGTGGATGTGGGAGCGCCTTCCAATAGATAAGCTAGAATGCCATGGATAGTAACTTGGCAGTCGTATAGTAACTTGGCAGTCGTATAGTAGGAATGAGGTTGAAGAGATGGAGCTTAGTCCTATGTGTAAGATCGACGAAGAATACCGACGTTCTGTTTGCCCCCTAATTTGCTTCTATATTGTCGAGTACCATCTTCCAAATAGGGTGATTGGGCAATTTGGAAAACTTCAAACTTACCCTCCAGAGTATAACAACACAGGCCAAGACCTGCACCGGTACGTATTTTTTCCCGTAAATATCCTTGAAATTGATTAATTTGTAACCATCTAACCTTGTTGGTTTACTAAATAAATGTAGAGTCGATCATTGCAAGCAAAGGGGTGCCAAGAATTGGGAGGAGAAGCACACTCACGCAATCAACGCATGGGATTTACGAGCAAACAACAGGGATTATGGCGGGGTTGTACACCATGATGGACCGTTCAATCAATATTTGGACTAGCTGAAACAAAACACACGCTTGAAGCTCAAGGTTGCAATGGATGCTGCCAAAATTGAGGACCTACCTTTGGATTTGGAAGATGTTTTCCCGAAGTATGATGAAGTCACAAGAAGTGGTAGGCAGCTGGAACGTGGTCCTTTTGAGAATTACATTGTAAGTTCATATGCAACGGATCTTTGGTtcaattcattttattttaataATGATATATTCAAATTTGTTCAGGGTCAACAACTTGGAAGGTTTGCTAATGGGGTTGGACAAGCTTTGAGTGTTCCAATAGGATCTTCGGAGGAGGCTAGTGTATTGAGGGGGTTCTTGCaggttcatttttttccttgtcaCTTGTGTGTCTATGTGAAGGTGGTTGTGTCTTGAGcaaatgttttatttttttatgtgtgCAGAGGCTTAGATGGGATGTAGGAAAATGGCCTTCAAGATGAATTGCTTtgcggcaccggcaccggcacctgCCGTTGATGAGGTTGGACCTTTAGCATCGAGGCATCGTGCGTCCTCAAGCATGGCAAGGAGCACAAGTCGGGTAACATCTAGAGGTGCAAGCATGGCAAGGAGCACAAGTCGGGTAACATCTAGAGGTGTGAGGACATACATAGTAGTTTTGGATTACGTCGACACATTTATCTTGCCAACATTTAAATTTTCCATGGTTGCCATTTTATAAGGAAGACGTGGTCACAGAGCGACGCCTGTTATTGGTTCCCCTCAAGGTGCCCCTGAACTAGATAGTGCCAATGATTTTGATGACACTACGAACTCGGAGGACGATGACCCAACGTACAGCCAAGAGGAGGTTGGCCCCTCTCAACTACAAGGCGCTTCGACCCCGACACAAGGTAGTCCACCACCTAAGAGGGAGGCATGGGGACGGGATCGCACAGATGCTGGTAGTGTCAACGTCCCCCCCCTCCCACCAACCCGGGCCGTCATCGTGCGACGAAGAAGCCATACACTCCGCATCGATCATGTTCTAGTGGCTAAACTCATCGTTTAGGCTTATTTATGTAGTAGAACGAACTAAATGTCATGGGCTTGATGAACTAAATGTGTTTGGACTATTTCATGGTCCTATTTTATGGACTAAATGTGTTTGGATTATTTCATGGTTGTCCTATGTTAACGTGATTGTATTTGTGATGGACTTCGTGTTGATGTGTGCAATGTTAAGTGATGTGCATATCCCTTAAATGAACTATTTCATGAACTAAATGTGTTTGTACTATGTATCTTGTGTGAAATGTCAAGACTCTAGTGTAGAAGTATAGGAGCGAAGTGATTTGTCGAAGCGAAGTGAAAAAGTTAGTCGCGCAAGGCCTCCTGGCGCGACCACTTGTGAGGAAAATAACTACCGGGAATACTGGTGGGAGGTTCCTATGGCACGACTAATACAGGAGTCGCGCCAGGCCGCACGACGCCACACCTTGCGAGCCGCGCCAAAGGAAACTCCCACCAGTATTCCCGGTAGTCATTTTCTTCACAAGGTGTCGCGCTGGGTGGCTTACCGTGACTCTTCAGTTAGCCGTGTCAAGGTCCTTGGCGCGACACGTTGAGTCGAAAATAAATACTGGTGATACTGGTGGGAGTCTCACTTGGCACGGCTCACATAGGAGCTGCACCGCGTGGCCTAGCATGActcttcatcatcctcttcctcatcaacCTCATTGGCCGGTAACACATCTTCCTGAGTTAATTGTTCGATAGGCTCATCGCTATGTAGAGGCATACACTGAGGAAAAACATCAACAATTAACTCAACAATTAACTCGGTACAAGCAATTTGAGAACCTTTCACCAACTCTTTGTAAAATAACCGATCATCATCATATGCAAGAGGCATCAACACATAGTGAGATCTTTTGTCACCGGCATCAAACCATCCACGAATCTTTAAATCCTCTTCGTCATTTCCAACTTTGAACAAAGAATTAACTCGGCCAATGATATCATCAAATGTTGGAGGACTATCAAATCTTGCTACTTGTTGCCTCATTCTTACAAACTCTCCATTATCATCAACCATGCCACCCGAGAAAAAATGAATTAAATGATCCATCTACACACAATCACCAAATTAAATTAATTATATGGACCTTCACCTATTTCCTTACGACTTCTACATTaccaaatatataaaaaaaatatatcttgAAAGCATTATCGaagaattttgaaaaaaaaattacccacaaTTAACACTTCGAAATCCTACCACGCAAGAGAAACTACACGATAGGAAGGGGTTACCATCGACCACTTGCACGATACAACACACCTAATCATAGCCGATTCGTGCTCAATCCACCTACGCAACTCAAATCATACACAAAACCTAACCACCTCAAATCCAACTAAATTGACGAAATCGAGAAAAACTAATTGGTTAGAGTAGGGGAGTTACCTTCCCGGAGCAATTTCCCTTCGTTTCCCGTTCGAATCGGGTGAGTGAGTTCAGTAtctttgagcttcggtctcttctcTCACAACATTGGCAGTGAGTTCATCCAGTGagacgtcatctgggtgacgctcaTGTTGTGGGTTTCTGTCccattgttcttcttcttcttcgtcctcttgtcCAATAATGAGGGTGAAGAGTTCTCGTTCcggagagtagcttcccgagcttgaagtgatgacctccgtggtgcatagatgggcgacagaggagctTCCTCCTAGTATGGGAGAGTGTTGAGATAGACGATGAGGTGCGAATCGTTGTTTTTtgcaagagcaggtggcttcatgttgggccagtagacgaatctgccttgggaagttgatgtgatcaccaggcccagctgcggacctgataaaggagtctcctcgtccgggtccgagtagtagtcgaggtcctcgatcataTCCGTTTTAGGCTTGATAACTAGTGGTCGTGTcacggagtccgaacgggaatcagCTCGGGTGGTAGTCCAACTCGTACAATGGCTTATGTGCCAGCTCGTGCAGGTTAATTCGACCGGCGGAAGAAGTccagttgtactcggactcatcccccAGCCTTTGACTAGGTcggaaattgaaaattcgccaaaattctcaacgagatcctccagagcttggcgctGGACCTTCATGGTTTGTTGCTCCTTCTCCAGGGTTGACGCAATGTGGTGGTGGAAATTTACAGCGCAGTCtgtgatgcaaacccaggagccgaagacaaaCGTCGTGCCTGCTTTAAACGCGACAATTGGTTTGATGATGGCTTTGTGtcatcgagttcgctagtggattcttggcgagttcccctacctagcgcgccagatgtcggtgtttaaacccggcaacctaccgaggggggtgcccgaggtagtgttttggttagtaggGTTTGCCgaaatcaggaactcaaaggtaaatgcagacacacgatttagacaggttcgggccactgaaaagcgtaataccctacgtcctatgtgttagttggattgaattgctttggagggggtccctgcctcaccttatattgtcgagggtagggttacaagtcggttggttacaagaaaactagtcggattcgagtaaacgagttctactcttattactacgagtactttttctaatcctcaactagttcctatttttccatgtagactacgccatcctaTGCCTAGTCTCCATATCAAATACATCTCGGTGTCCAACCCTATatttaagactgtccaaaccttctggtggacccatagatgtatataCGACAGGATGGAGTGGATCTAGAGGGGCAGGAGTGGGGGCGGTGccatgggagggagggagctcgGGTTAGGGCTGGGAGGGAAAGGGAGGAAgtgagaaggaagaaaggaggggcTGGCGGGACCGTTGTGTAATGGGCTGAGTCGCGCCACGCTGCTTGATGCGAATGAGTCGCACCAAGCATGTGACGCGACTCAGCTGGCCAGCTCGGCCACCCCGTGCGTTGCGCCAGCGTGGAGCGCCGGTTGCGCCACATGCTTTGGCGCGGCTCAGGTTTAATCGCGCCAAGCGGCGTGGCGCGATCAAAATGACTACTTCTTGGAATTTTAGTTTAACTTAGGctgtttttaaaattttagattaaaaagggttaaaacaaaaaaattcgCTTATGTCTGGCTTCTCACTCAAAGCTGCTCTAATTCTTTCATATAATTTTTGTCTCGTTGGAAATTATTTTACCGAGACCTATCTCGTTACTGATCTGTTTTTGTCGTCGCTGCTTCCTGTTGACTGTTGCCGCGATCGCAGTGGGTTAGACGAGATAAGAGTCGGTTAACATTCGCGCGCAAGTATTTGCAATAAACCAGAGTCTTTGGTATATTTATGCTAATCCGAGAAAAAATTAGAGTGATGAGTGTGTTCACGATCATGAAATGGTCTAGCAAGCCACTGAAAAACTATAAAATTGGAAGCATCTTCCTGTGAAATTCTTTGACTCTGAACTGAACGGATAAGGATTCGAGGACACTTTGGGCCCAAGCCTTGCTGaacagaaaggaaaaaaaatgcctTTTTTATCGCTCTATCTGATACGAGAACACCCGGAAAGATTACGGTGTTGTGATTGTGACTGTAGGTGGAAAACCACCGCATTTCTCTGCACCGTTTTCTTGCCAAACAGAATAGGTCATACTTCCTGTAGAGTCACTTGCTGATAATATAAGATGTTAACAGAGGAACAGAAGCTGGTGAACCATGGATTCCTTGCTCCTCTTACCAAACAAAAATAGGCCACTATTCATATGAATGATAATTGATATGACAATACAATGATACTGTTGGGTTGAGTTGAGTTTGAGCTGAACACCAACTTTGACAAATCTAATTCCAGATAATACACAACAAGTAGTAAATTACATTACAAGAGATTTTACACATAAAAGGAAGAACGTGGCAACGGACTCACGATGAGCACCATAAGGCGCCATGATCAAACTCAAGCCTCATCAGTTGCAACACCCTATCTTTGAGGGAAATGAAAGGAGTTATCGTTCAGTGGAACAACAACGCTACTACCACACTCAAGACAGTAATCCATGCAAGCAAGCTGCTTTGAGCGTGTTGTCCACCGTTTGCAGTGGTAATGTCTCTCTGAGGGACATCTGCGCACGAAAGCCCCAACTTGCCTTCCTTGCACTCGCTGGAGAACAGCCCTGGTGGGTACTTGCCATAGAGGTTGATGTAGGTGAACATTGTTGTTGCGCAGCTGCTGCTGTCATCATTGAGGTACATATAAAATGGGCATGCGAATTCCTTGAGAGCGGCACAGCATTGTTTGGCAGGAAATTTTGGCCCTTTGCACTTGCTTGTGATGATTGTGTAGTTTTGGAACTCAAAATTCACTGGGCAATCTGATAAGCATAGGTaggaatgaaaaaaaatatgtcaGACCGAGGTACCAAAAAGTACAGAACACgattttcttcttctgaaaagaaAGCATATAACATGACTTAGAGGTCAATTAGACAGAAATACATCAGAATGAAAAGATAGGGTCAGCTACTCAGCTTGATGTTACTAGGTACTACTCAATATCAACGATACATATGTATTGCTCACTGCATTGATGTTTGCATTAATGTTACGAAAACATACAATCATGGACTGCCTTGAAGAACTTGATCCATCTGCAGATTATTGCAAGGACCAAACAACCTCACTGACTTTCAGTTCCTAGAAGAGATTTGCTATTTCACATTAGCTAATTTTCGCCCCTAATTTCTCAATATGGTGCATGCTCTATTCTTTTCGAGGTGATTCCAGTTGATGAGAATATGAGATGGCCCCCTATTACCAAGTCAGCAGGGGCATGTGCATCTCGCTCTTGCCCTAAACCAACCCCAAAACAGTGGCGAATGGCACCGTTCAGCTGCACGCTGAGATTTTCCATGTCGAGATCAATGCACTCCTTGTCTTCAGATCTCTTACCATGACGCTCAACTGCCTCATCTGCTAGAGATAAAAATGCAGGTGTTGTATATATGACTTTCTACCATCTATTTCATTTTCGATAGCACAGCAGCATCGAACCTTGAATTGTCAAGAGTCAGTTTCCCCTTTGCATTTATCAAATGTAGTTGGCTGAAAACTTGGTGTCTTCAATTTTCTGTTTGCTTCCCTCAAATACTTCACAGCAAGGATGGGTTTTCCTTTTCAGCTTAAAACACCGTCGCTTGAGAGGTTGGGTAAGCAACCGAGTGTATCTGTATGACGACTTAACCGCCAATCACTTACGCCTAAGATTTCCTGAGCTAGTTTCTCCTACTCGCGGGAGCTGATTTACCTTGCGCAGGAAATGGGGAGGGTGGTTAGCGCTTGACAGGTCAGGTCATCCTACCTCAATTTCGGACCAAACCCCATCTCGAATCAATCACGGATTATATGGTGGAGGAATTgagcaagaaagagaaggaaacatACCCTTCCTGGCCTGCAACAAGCTCCTCCCAGTGGATCCGGCGCTCACCTGGAACACGCCGTCTGCACACCAAGCACGAGCAAGAGTTACA contains:
- the LOC101763708 gene encoding GPI-anchored protein LLG1, with the protein product MAVACGRLLLFLLSAAALAGVASAAGPFLSDGVFQVSAGSTGRSLLQARKDCPVNFEFQNYTIITSKCKGPKFPAKQCCAALKEFACPFYMYLNDDSSSCATTMFTYINLYGKYPPGLFSSECKEGKLGLSCADVPQRDITTANGGQHAQSSLLAWITVLSVVVALLFH